The following are from one region of the Cellulomonas sp. WB94 genome:
- the rapZ gene encoding RNase adapter RapZ — translation MSDEVSPITVPSGIPALEAATEAPRLPAPQVLIITGMSGAGRSRAAAVLEDLDWYVVDNLPAQMLTHLIGMMRHGAAGDGQRLAAVVDVRTREFFSDLAQVLSGLRESGIDYRILFLDASDEVLVRRFETVRRPHPLQGDGRVLDGIAAERALLADVRKRADILIDTSELNVHDLGRQVRAVVTATGDDPLRVNIVSFGFKYGIPLDADHVVDVRFLTNPYWISELRHLSGRDAAVRDYVLGLPGALEFVDRYVSALEPVLNGYLHEEKRYVTIAVGCTGGKHRSVAISEAIAARLRDQGHRVTVGARDLGKE, via the coding sequence ATGAGCGACGAGGTTTCGCCGATCACCGTCCCGTCCGGCATACCTGCCCTGGAGGCGGCGACCGAGGCGCCCCGGCTTCCGGCGCCGCAGGTCCTGATCATCACGGGCATGTCCGGAGCGGGCCGCTCGCGCGCTGCGGCCGTGCTTGAGGACCTCGACTGGTACGTCGTCGACAACCTCCCCGCGCAGATGCTCACGCACCTCATCGGCATGATGCGTCACGGCGCTGCGGGCGACGGTCAGCGCCTGGCGGCCGTCGTCGACGTCCGCACGCGGGAGTTCTTCTCCGACCTCGCGCAGGTGCTGTCGGGTCTGCGCGAGTCGGGGATCGACTACCGCATCCTGTTCCTCGACGCGTCGGACGAGGTCCTGGTCCGGCGGTTCGAGACGGTGCGTCGTCCGCACCCGTTGCAGGGCGACGGGCGCGTCCTCGACGGGATCGCCGCCGAGCGCGCGCTGCTCGCCGACGTCCGCAAGCGCGCCGACATCCTCATCGACACCTCCGAGCTCAACGTCCACGACCTGGGGCGGCAGGTCCGGGCCGTGGTCACGGCGACGGGCGACGACCCGCTGCGGGTCAACATCGTGTCGTTCGGGTTCAAGTACGGCATCCCGCTCGATGCGGACCATGTCGTCGACGTCAGGTTCCTGACGAACCCGTACTGGATCAGCGAGCTGCGCCATCTGTCAGGGCGTGACGCCGCCGTGCGCGACTACGTCCTCGGCCTGCCCGGCGCCCTCGAGTTCGTCGACCGTTACGTGTCGGCGCTCGAGCCGGTGCTCAACGGCTACCTGCACGAGGAGAAGCGGTACGTCACGATCGCCGTCGGCTGTACAGGCGGGAAGCACCGTTCGGTCGCCATCAGCGAGGCGATCGCGGCCCGGCTGCGGGACCAGGGTCACCGGGTGACCGTCGGCGCCCGCGACCTCGGCAAGGAATGA
- the whiA gene encoding DNA-binding protein WhiA, whose translation MALTAQVKDELARLKVDKTSCRKAEVSATLRFAGGLHIISGRIVVEAELDTGIAARRLRQAIAEVYGHTSEVIVVSAGGLRRGSRYVVRVVKEGESLARQTGLLDNRGRPVRGLPPQVVSAGIGEAEAAWRGAFLAHGSLTEPGRSSSMEITCPGPEAALALVGAARRLGIAAKAREVRGVDRVVIRDGDAISAMLARLGAHDTMLLWEERRVRREVRGTANRLANFDDANLRRSARAAVAAGARVERAFEILGADLPEHLREAGELRLAHKESSLEELGKLADPVLTKDAVAGRIRRLLATADKRAAELGIPDTEAGLSPEYLDL comes from the coding sequence ATGGCGTTGACGGCACAGGTGAAGGACGAGCTCGCGAGGCTCAAGGTCGACAAGACGTCATGCCGCAAGGCCGAGGTCTCCGCGACGCTCCGGTTCGCTGGCGGACTCCACATCATCTCGGGGCGGATCGTCGTCGAGGCCGAGCTGGACACGGGCATCGCTGCCCGACGGCTGCGCCAGGCGATCGCTGAGGTCTACGGGCACACGAGCGAGGTCATCGTGGTCTCGGCCGGCGGCTTGCGTCGGGGCAGCCGGTACGTGGTCCGGGTGGTCAAGGAGGGCGAGTCCCTCGCGCGGCAGACCGGCCTGCTGGACAACAGGGGTCGGCCCGTCAGGGGCCTGCCGCCCCAGGTCGTCTCGGCCGGGATCGGCGAGGCGGAGGCAGCGTGGCGCGGCGCCTTCCTGGCGCACGGCTCGCTCACGGAACCTGGTCGGTCGTCGTCGATGGAGATCACGTGCCCCGGCCCGGAGGCCGCGCTCGCGCTCGTCGGCGCAGCACGCAGGCTGGGCATCGCGGCGAAGGCGCGCGAGGTCCGCGGCGTCGACCGGGTCGTGATCCGGGACGGCGATGCGATCAGCGCGATGCTCGCTCGCCTCGGAGCTCACGACACGATGCTGCTGTGGGAGGAGCGCCGCGTCAGGCGCGAGGTGCGCGGCACCGCGAACCGGCTGGCGAACTTCGACGACGCGAACCTCCGTCGCTCCGCGCGCGCTGCGGTGGCCGCCGGAGCACGCGTCGAGCGTGCGTTCGAGATCCTCGGCGCGGACCTTCCGGAGCACCTCCGCGAGGCCGGCGAGCTGCGCCTGGCCCACAAGGAGTCGTCGCTCGAGGAGCTGGGCAAGCTCGCCGACCCGGTCCTCACGAAGGACGCGGTGGCGGGGCGCATCCGGCGCCTGCTCGCAACCGCCGACAAGCGCGCTGCCGAGCTGGGGATCCCGGACACCGAGGCCGGACTGTCGCCCGAGTACCTCGATCTCTGA
- the uvrA gene encoding excinuclease ABC subunit UvrA — MNDRLVIQGAREHNLRNVDLDLPRDRLIVFTGLSGSGKSSLAFDTIFAEGQRRYVESLSAYARQFLGQMDKPDVDFIEGLSPAVSIDQKSTNRNPRSTVGTITEVYDYLRLLFARAGTQHCPVCGERVTAQTPQQIVDRLLELPEGTKYQVLAPVVRGRKGEYADLFKELQAKGFARARVDGGVVQLTSPPTLEKKLKHDIEVVVDRLVAREGVQRRLTDSVETALGLAGGLLVVELVDADIDDPARERRFSETRACPNDHELTLEEIEPRTFSFNAPYGACPECTGIGSRLEIDPDLVIPDEEASLAEGAVAPWAQISSEYFQRVLTALASDLGFSMDTPWRALPERARHAVLYGENHEVRVKYKNRWGRERQYSTGFEGVVTFLERRHGETESEWSKEKYEAFMREVPCPVCEGTRLKPEVLAVKIGGRSIADVCALPIREARDFLDLLELGEREAAIALQVLKEIQARLGFLLDVGLDYLSLMRPAATLSGGEAQRIRLATQIGSGLTGVLYVLDEPSIGLHQRDNRRLIDTLTRLRDLGNTLIVVEHDEDTIRAADWIVDIGPGAGEHGGRVVHSGDLPGLLASKESLTGAYLSGRRSIPMPDGRRPIDPERMLTVFGAREHNLTGIDVSFPLGTLIAVTGVSGSGKSTLVNSILYTVLANQLNGARQVPGRHTRVTGLDTLDKVVHVDQGPIGRTPRSNPATYTGVWDHVRRLFAETTEAKVRGYAPGRFSFNVKGGRCEACSGDGTLKIEMNFLPDVYVPCEVCHGDRYNRETLEVHFKGKTVADVLAMPIEEAAEFFAAVPGIARHLRTLVDVGLGYVRLGQPAPTLSGGEAQRVKLAAELQKRSSGRTIYVLDEPTTGLHFEDIRKLLGVLQSLVDKGNSVVVIEHNLDVIKNADWVIDMGPEGGNGGGRVIAEGTPEHVATVAASHTGRFLAEVLEPERVAVGA, encoded by the coding sequence GTGAATGATCGACTCGTCATCCAGGGTGCCCGAGAGCACAACCTGCGCAACGTCGACCTGGATCTCCCGCGGGACCGGCTCATCGTCTTCACCGGGCTGTCCGGCTCGGGGAAGTCCTCGCTCGCCTTCGACACGATCTTCGCCGAGGGTCAGCGCCGGTACGTCGAGTCGCTGTCGGCGTACGCGCGGCAGTTCCTCGGTCAGATGGACAAGCCCGACGTCGACTTCATCGAGGGTCTGTCCCCGGCCGTATCGATCGACCAGAAGTCGACCAACCGCAACCCCCGGTCGACGGTCGGCACCATCACCGAGGTCTACGACTACCTGCGCCTGCTGTTCGCTCGCGCGGGCACCCAGCACTGCCCGGTGTGCGGCGAGCGCGTGACGGCCCAGACGCCGCAGCAGATCGTCGACCGGCTGCTCGAGCTGCCCGAGGGCACCAAGTACCAGGTGCTCGCACCGGTCGTGCGCGGCCGCAAGGGCGAGTACGCCGACCTGTTCAAGGAGCTCCAGGCGAAGGGGTTCGCGCGCGCCCGGGTCGACGGCGGCGTCGTGCAGCTCACCTCGCCACCGACGCTCGAGAAGAAGCTCAAGCACGACATCGAGGTGGTGGTCGACCGTCTCGTCGCCCGGGAGGGCGTGCAGCGTCGCCTGACCGACTCGGTCGAGACGGCGCTCGGACTCGCCGGCGGCCTGCTCGTCGTCGAGCTCGTCGACGCGGACATCGACGACCCGGCCCGTGAGCGACGCTTCTCCGAGACCCGTGCCTGCCCGAACGACCACGAGCTGACGCTCGAGGAGATCGAGCCGCGGACGTTCTCGTTCAACGCGCCCTACGGCGCATGCCCCGAGTGCACCGGCATCGGGTCACGTCTCGAGATCGACCCCGACCTGGTGATCCCGGACGAGGAGGCGTCGCTCGCCGAGGGCGCCGTGGCTCCGTGGGCCCAGATCTCCAGCGAGTACTTCCAGCGGGTCCTGACGGCGCTGGCGAGCGACCTCGGGTTCTCGATGGACACGCCGTGGCGCGCGCTGCCCGAGCGAGCGCGGCACGCGGTGCTCTACGGCGAGAACCACGAGGTGCGCGTCAAGTACAAGAACCGCTGGGGTCGCGAGCGCCAGTACTCGACCGGGTTCGAGGGCGTGGTGACCTTCCTCGAGCGCCGGCACGGCGAGACCGAGTCGGAGTGGAGCAAGGAGAAGTACGAGGCCTTCATGCGCGAGGTCCCGTGCCCCGTGTGCGAGGGAACGCGGCTCAAGCCCGAGGTGCTCGCCGTCAAGATCGGCGGTCGCTCCATCGCCGACGTCTGCGCGCTCCCGATCCGAGAGGCGCGCGACTTCCTCGACCTGCTCGAGCTGGGCGAGCGCGAGGCGGCGATCGCCCTGCAGGTGCTCAAGGAGATCCAGGCGCGGCTCGGGTTCCTGCTCGACGTCGGCCTCGACTACCTCTCGCTCATGCGCCCCGCGGCGACTCTGTCGGGCGGCGAGGCGCAGCGCATCCGGCTCGCGACGCAGATCGGTTCGGGTCTCACCGGTGTGCTCTACGTGCTCGACGAGCCGAGCATCGGCCTGCACCAGCGCGACAACCGTCGCCTGATCGACACCCTGACCCGGCTGCGCGACCTGGGCAACACGCTGATCGTCGTCGAGCACGACGAGGACACGATCCGCGCGGCCGACTGGATCGTCGACATCGGTCCGGGCGCCGGCGAGCACGGCGGCCGGGTCGTGCACTCGGGCGACCTGCCCGGGCTGCTCGCGTCGAAGGAGTCGCTGACCGGCGCGTACCTGTCGGGCCGCCGCTCGATCCCCATGCCGGACGGCCGACGCCCGATCGACCCGGAGCGCATGCTCACGGTCTTCGGGGCGCGCGAGCACAACCTGACGGGGATCGACGTGTCGTTCCCGCTCGGCACGCTGATCGCGGTGACCGGGGTGTCGGGCTCGGGCAAGTCCACCCTCGTCAACTCGATCCTGTACACGGTGCTGGCCAACCAGCTCAACGGGGCGCGCCAGGTGCCGGGCCGGCACACGCGCGTGACCGGGCTCGACACCCTCGACAAGGTGGTGCACGTCGACCAGGGACCGATCGGGCGTACCCCGCGGTCGAACCCCGCGACGTACACAGGCGTCTGGGACCACGTGCGCCGGCTGTTCGCCGAGACCACGGAGGCCAAGGTCCGCGGCTACGCGCCGGGTCGCTTCTCGTTCAACGTCAAGGGCGGCCGCTGCGAGGCGTGCTCGGGCGACGGCACCCTGAAGATCGAGATGAACTTCCTGCCCGACGTGTACGTCCCGTGCGAGGTGTGCCACGGTGACCGCTACAACCGCGAGACCCTCGAGGTGCACTTCAAGGGCAAGACGGTTGCGGACGTGCTCGCGATGCCGATCGAGGAGGCCGCCGAGTTCTTCGCTGCCGTCCCGGGGATCGCGCGCCACCTGCGCACGCTCGTCGACGTCGGACTCGGGTATGTGCGCCTGGGGCAGCCCGCGCCGACGCTCTCCGGCGGCGAGGCCCAGCGGGTCAAGCTCGCCGCAGAGCTCCAGAAGCGCTCGTCGGGTCGCACGATCTACGTGCTCGACGAGCCGACCACGGGCCTCCACTTCGAGGACATCCGCAAGCTGCTCGGGGTCCTGCAGTCGCTCGTCGACAAGGGCAACAGCGTGGTCGTCATCGAGCACAACCTCGACGTCATCAAGAACGCCGACTGGGTGATCGACATGGGTCCCGAGGGCGGCAACGGCGGCGGTCGCGTCATCGCGGAGGGGACTCCCGAGCACGTGGCGACCGTCGCGGCGAGCCACACGGGCAGGTTCCTCGCCGAGGTGCTCGAGCCGGAGCGGGTCGCCGTCGGGGCGTGA
- the yvcK gene encoding uridine diphosphate-N-acetylglucosamine-binding protein YvcK, producing MRAGHQPDPAFVALGGGHGLSATLSSLRLMSDQLTAVVTVADDGGSSGRLRDELGVLPPGDLRMALAALCDDSEWGRLWRDVMQHRFASSGDLDQHAVGNLLIVALWELLGDTVEGLDWVGKLLGARGRVLPMAAVPLAIEADVDDAYGGHRVVRGQSSVAVTTGRITRLRLVPDSPPACPEAVAAIDAADWVVLGPGSWFTSVLPHLLVPGLSDALHRTPARRIVVLNLSAGTGETAGMPVEQHLDVLHRHAPDLRIDAVVADPSAVGDVAELVARADELGARLLLRQVGVSDGSPRHDPLRLAAALRDVVEGTFGDVGTRTSDR from the coding sequence ATGAGGGCCGGGCACCAGCCGGATCCGGCATTCGTCGCACTCGGCGGTGGTCACGGGCTCTCGGCGACGCTGTCGTCCCTGCGGCTGATGTCGGACCAGCTGACCGCCGTCGTCACGGTGGCCGACGACGGAGGGTCGTCGGGGCGGCTGCGTGACGAGCTCGGCGTCCTGCCGCCCGGTGACCTGCGCATGGCGCTGGCCGCGCTGTGCGACGACTCCGAGTGGGGGCGCCTGTGGCGCGACGTGATGCAGCACCGCTTCGCGTCGTCGGGGGACCTCGACCAGCACGCGGTGGGCAACCTGCTGATCGTCGCGCTCTGGGAGCTGCTGGGTGACACGGTCGAGGGCCTCGACTGGGTGGGCAAGCTGCTCGGTGCGCGCGGGCGCGTGCTCCCGATGGCGGCCGTCCCGCTCGCCATCGAGGCTGACGTGGACGACGCGTACGGCGGCCACCGCGTCGTGCGCGGGCAGAGCTCGGTCGCCGTGACGACCGGGCGGATCACCCGGCTGCGCCTCGTCCCCGACTCGCCCCCCGCGTGCCCCGAGGCCGTCGCGGCGATCGATGCGGCCGACTGGGTCGTGCTCGGACCGGGCTCGTGGTTCACGTCGGTGCTGCCGCACCTGCTCGTGCCCGGGCTCTCGGACGCCCTGCACCGAACGCCGGCCCGACGGATCGTCGTGCTCAACCTGTCAGCGGGCACCGGCGAGACCGCCGGGATGCCGGTCGAGCAGCACCTCGACGTCCTGCACCGGCACGCGCCGGACCTGAGGATCGACGCCGTGGTGGCGGACCCGTCGGCGGTCGGGGACGTCGCGGAGCTCGTCGCCCGGGCCGACGAGCTCGGTGCGCGGCTGCTGCTCCGGCAGGTCGGCGTGAGCGACGGGTCGCCGCGTCATGACCCGCTGCGCCTGGCTGCGGCGCTGCGCGACGTGGTCGAAGGGACCTTCGGGGATGTCGGGACCCGCACCAGCGACCGGTAG
- a CDS encoding glycoside hydrolase family 15 protein gives MANDETVPIGEYAVLGDGRTAALVSRRGSVDWLCLPRFDSAACFASLLGTAKNGRWLLTVPDATRVERSYLDDSFVLRTVYTTPGGTAVVEDAMPLADGRADLVRRITCTEGTVAVEHEWVVRFGYGAIVPWLHRVVDADGREALRAIAGPDSLVLRGDRLPHAAGHRHHDEFELHAGESVELVCTWVSSWEPTPAPLPIRDRLAETATAWSAWADGCPYTGSYRDKVVRSLLVLSVLTSSETGGIVAAATTSLPEDFGGERNWDYRYCWLRDAALTIHALLEHGFRDESTAWRDWLLRAVAGDPRDLQIMYGVDGRRDLPERTLDHLPGYAGSLPVRLGNAAVGQVQNDVLGEVMCALHAARRAGLAESDDSWSLQRRLVNHLARHWRTPDRGIWEVRGAPRHFTHSKIMAWAALDRAVLGIEEHGLDGPIDLWRSERDAIRADVLAHGWDPEQRTFVQSYGAKHTDAALLQLVQVGFLPPGDDRVTGTIAAIRRELEVAPGLVHRYLPERTDDGVAGTEHPFLACSFWLADALSRRDELEEATAVLDVLTGLTNDVGLLAEQYDPRTGQMAGNFPQALSHLALVRAVHSHDEAVARRLCAQASTLGRS, from the coding sequence GTGGCCAACGACGAGACCGTCCCGATCGGTGAGTACGCGGTGCTGGGTGACGGCCGCACCGCGGCGCTCGTCTCCCGACGCGGCTCCGTGGACTGGCTGTGCCTCCCCCGGTTCGACTCGGCCGCGTGCTTCGCCTCGCTGCTGGGGACGGCGAAGAACGGTCGTTGGCTGCTGACCGTGCCGGACGCGACCCGCGTGGAGCGCAGCTACCTCGACGACTCCTTCGTCCTGCGGACCGTCTACACCACCCCCGGCGGCACGGCGGTCGTCGAGGACGCCATGCCGCTCGCCGACGGGCGCGCCGACCTGGTGCGCCGCATCACCTGCACCGAGGGCACAGTTGCCGTCGAGCACGAGTGGGTCGTGCGGTTCGGGTACGGCGCGATCGTCCCGTGGCTGCACCGCGTCGTCGACGCTGACGGGCGCGAGGCCCTCCGCGCGATCGCCGGACCCGACTCCCTCGTCCTGCGCGGCGACCGGTTGCCGCACGCCGCCGGCCACCGGCACCACGACGAGTTCGAGCTGCACGCGGGCGAGAGCGTCGAGCTCGTGTGCACCTGGGTCAGCTCCTGGGAGCCGACCCCCGCGCCGCTGCCCATCCGGGACCGGCTCGCGGAGACCGCGACGGCATGGAGCGCATGGGCTGACGGTTGCCCGTACACGGGCTCGTATCGGGACAAGGTCGTGCGGTCGCTGCTCGTGCTCAGCGTGCTCACGAGCTCGGAGACAGGCGGCATCGTCGCCGCGGCCACGACGTCGCTGCCCGAGGACTTCGGTGGTGAACGGAACTGGGACTACCGCTACTGCTGGCTGCGCGATGCCGCACTGACCATCCACGCGCTCCTCGAGCACGGGTTCCGCGACGAGTCCACCGCGTGGCGCGACTGGCTGCTGCGCGCCGTCGCGGGTGACCCGCGGGACCTGCAGATCATGTACGGGGTCGACGGTCGCCGCGACCTGCCCGAGCGCACGCTCGACCACCTGCCCGGCTACGCCGGTTCGCTTCCGGTGCGGCTCGGCAACGCCGCCGTCGGTCAGGTGCAGAACGACGTCCTGGGCGAGGTCATGTGCGCCCTGCACGCTGCACGACGGGCCGGCCTGGCGGAGTCCGACGACTCGTGGTCGCTCCAGCGACGCCTGGTCAACCACCTCGCGCGCCACTGGCGGACTCCCGATCGGGGGATCTGGGAGGTGCGGGGAGCCCCCCGCCACTTCACGCACTCGAAGATCATGGCGTGGGCCGCGCTCGACCGCGCGGTGCTCGGCATCGAGGAGCACGGCCTGGACGGGCCGATCGACCTGTGGCGCTCGGAGCGCGACGCGATCCGGGCCGACGTTCTGGCGCACGGCTGGGACCCGGAGCAGCGCACGTTCGTCCAGTCCTACGGTGCCAAGCACACCGATGCCGCGCTGCTCCAGCTCGTCCAGGTCGGGTTCCTGCCGCCCGGCGACGACCGGGTCACGGGCACGATCGCGGCGATCCGGCGCGAGCTCGAGGTCGCCCCGGGGCTCGTGCACCGTTACCTGCCCGAGCGGACCGACGACGGGGTGGCCGGAACCGAGCACCCCTTCCTCGCGTGCTCGTTCTGGCTCGCCGACGCGCTCAGCCGCCGGGACGAGCTCGAGGAGGCGACCGCCGTCCTCGACGTCCTCACCGGGCTCACGAACGATGTCGGCCTGCTCGCGGAGCAGTACGATCCGCGCACCGGCCAGATGGCGGGCAACTTTCCTCAGGCGCTCAGCCATCTCGCCCTCGTCCGCGCGGTCCACAGCCACGACGAGGCGGTCGCCCGCAGGCTCTGCGCACAGGCCAGCACGCTCGGGAGGTCATGA
- the uvrC gene encoding excinuclease ABC subunit UvrC, translating to MADPATYRPAPGEIPDSPGVYRFRDEHGRVIYVGKAKSLRSRLANYFQDVANLHPRTQTMVTTAASVQWTVVSTEVEALALEYSWIKEFDPRFNIKYRDDKSYPYLAVTLADEFPRVQVMRGAKRPGTRYFGPYAHAWAIRETVDLLLRVFPVRTCSTGVFKRAHQQGRPCLLGYIDKCSAPCVGRITPEDHRALAQDFCDFMAGDAAKFTRRLTQRMRDAAAELDFEQAGRLRDDIAALERAMERNAVVLADGTDADIFALVGDELEAAVQVFHVRDGRIRGQRGWVVEKVEDATDADLVERLLEQVYGAEQSADTTQRGVTGDARAVPREVLVPVLPTDVDQVQAWLTGLRGARVDIRVPQRGEKRELAETVRRNAEHALALHRTRRAGDLTTRSQALREIQEALDLPSAPLRIECYDVSHNQGTFQSASMVVFEDGLARKSEYRHFSIRGAEGEGARDDTEAMHEVITRRFRRYLAERATSGDVELDLDEGGSDDDAPLRSGPVDPSTGRPTRFAYPPNLVVVDGGQPQVAAAAAALAELGIDDVALCGLAKRLEEVWLPGEDYPVILERSSEGLYLLQRLRDEAHRFAISSHRKRRSKGMTVSALDAVPGLGPARSAALLKHFGSLKRLRLASVEEIASVQGMGARTAATVVAALRTDARPDAAPGGADDEASAAEGVGVNTGMLGS from the coding sequence ATGGCCGATCCTGCGACCTATCGCCCCGCACCCGGTGAGATCCCCGACTCTCCGGGCGTCTACCGCTTCCGGGACGAGCACGGCCGCGTCATCTACGTCGGCAAGGCGAAGAGCCTGCGCTCGCGTCTCGCGAACTACTTCCAGGACGTCGCCAACCTGCACCCCCGGACGCAGACGATGGTCACCACGGCGGCTTCGGTGCAGTGGACGGTCGTCAGCACCGAGGTCGAGGCGCTCGCGCTCGAGTACTCCTGGATCAAGGAGTTCGACCCGCGGTTCAACATCAAGTACCGCGACGACAAGTCCTACCCCTACCTTGCGGTCACGCTCGCCGACGAGTTCCCACGGGTTCAGGTCATGCGCGGCGCCAAGCGTCCCGGCACCCGGTACTTCGGCCCGTACGCGCACGCCTGGGCGATCCGCGAGACCGTCGACCTCCTGCTCCGGGTCTTCCCGGTCCGGACGTGCTCGACGGGCGTGTTCAAGCGGGCGCACCAGCAGGGCCGCCCGTGCCTGCTCGGCTACATCGACAAGTGCTCCGCTCCGTGCGTCGGGCGCATCACCCCCGAGGACCACCGCGCACTGGCGCAGGACTTCTGCGACTTCATGGCGGGGGACGCCGCGAAGTTCACGCGCCGCCTGACCCAGCGCATGCGGGATGCCGCCGCCGAGCTCGACTTCGAGCAGGCGGGTCGGCTGCGCGACGACATCGCGGCGCTCGAACGGGCGATGGAGCGGAACGCGGTGGTGCTCGCGGACGGAACGGACGCCGACATCTTCGCGCTCGTCGGCGATGAGCTCGAGGCCGCCGTGCAGGTGTTCCACGTCCGGGACGGGCGGATCCGGGGACAGCGCGGCTGGGTCGTCGAGAAGGTCGAGGACGCCACGGATGCCGACCTCGTCGAGCGCCTGCTCGAGCAGGTCTACGGCGCCGAGCAGTCGGCCGACACCACGCAGCGCGGCGTCACCGGCGATGCCCGCGCGGTCCCGCGCGAGGTCCTCGTCCCTGTGCTGCCGACCGACGTCGACCAGGTGCAGGCCTGGCTGACCGGGCTGCGGGGCGCTCGCGTCGACATCCGCGTGCCGCAGCGTGGCGAGAAGCGTGAGCTCGCCGAGACGGTGCGGCGCAACGCCGAGCACGCCCTCGCGCTGCATCGCACCCGCCGGGCCGGTGACCTGACCACGAGGAGCCAGGCGCTGCGCGAGATCCAGGAGGCTCTCGACCTGCCGAGCGCACCGCTGCGGATCGAGTGCTACGACGTGTCGCACAACCAGGGGACGTTCCAGTCGGCATCGATGGTCGTGTTCGAGGACGGCCTCGCCCGCAAGAGCGAGTACCGGCACTTCAGCATCAGGGGTGCCGAGGGCGAGGGTGCACGCGACGACACCGAGGCGATGCACGAGGTCATCACGCGCAGGTTCCGCCGGTACCTCGCCGAGCGGGCGACCTCGGGGGACGTCGAGCTCGATCTGGACGAGGGCGGGTCGGACGACGACGCGCCCTTGCGCTCCGGTCCGGTCGACCCGAGCACCGGACGTCCGACGAGGTTCGCCTACCCACCGAACCTCGTCGTGGTGGACGGCGGCCAGCCCCAGGTGGCCGCGGCGGCGGCGGCCCTCGCGGAGCTCGGCATCGACGACGTCGCCCTGTGCGGGCTCGCGAAGCGTCTCGAGGAGGTCTGGTTGCCGGGGGAGGACTACCCGGTGATCCTCGAACGCAGCTCGGAGGGGCTGTACCTGCTGCAGCGACTGCGGGACGAGGCCCACCGGTTCGCGATCAGCTCGCACCGCAAGCGGCGCAGCAAGGGCATGACGGTCTCGGCCCTCGATGCGGTGCCGGGGCTCGGGCCGGCGCGGTCGGCCGCGCTGCTCAAGCACTTCGGGTCGCTCAAGCGGCTGCGCCTGGCGTCGGTCGAGGAGATCGCGTCGGTCCAGGGCATGGGCGCGCGGACCGCTGCGACGGTCGTGGCGGCGCTACGGACCGACGCCCGACCTGACGCTGCGCCGGGCGGTGCCGACGACGAGGCATCCGCCGCCGAGGGCGTGGGCGTGAACACTGGCATGCTGGGGTCATGA
- a CDS encoding MBL fold metallo-hydrolase gives MTDTDHVAPGGPTVARTLDEIVIRTVAVGPMDNNAYLLSCRRSGAQLLVDAADDPDRLIALVREGSGSARLDLVVTTHRHADHLQALRSVVAVTGAPVAAGADDADAIAQATETPVVRRLHDGDPVTAGHLNLQVVALRGHTPGSIALAYREPEHVSAPGAVPGRVHLFTGDSLFPGGPGRTTSTATFTTLMDDLEARVFARFDDQTLVYPGHGDLTTLGAERPHVPEWRARGW, from the coding sequence ATGACGGACACCGACCACGTCGCCCCCGGCGGTCCGACCGTTGCACGCACGCTCGACGAGATCGTCATCCGGACGGTCGCGGTGGGCCCGATGGACAACAACGCCTACCTGCTGAGCTGCCGCCGCAGCGGTGCGCAGCTCCTCGTCGATGCCGCCGACGACCCCGACCGGCTGATCGCGCTCGTCCGGGAGGGGTCCGGCTCGGCGCGACTCGACCTGGTCGTCACGACGCACCGGCATGCCGACCACCTGCAGGCGCTGCGCTCCGTCGTCGCCGTGACCGGTGCCCCCGTCGCCGCGGGGGCGGACGACGCCGACGCCATCGCCCAGGCCACGGAGACCCCGGTGGTCCGGCGCCTGCACGACGGCGACCCGGTGACAGCAGGCCACCTCAACCTGCAGGTCGTCGCGCTCCGGGGTCACACGCCGGGATCGATCGCGCTGGCGTATCGCGAGCCGGAGCACGTGAGCGCCCCCGGGGCGGTCCCCGGGCGCGTCCACCTGTTCACGGGCGACTCGCTGTTCCCGGGCGGCCCTGGCCGGACGACGAGCACGGCGACCTTCACCACCCTGATGGACGATCTCGAGGCCCGAGTGTTCGCGCGGTTCGACGACCAGACGCTCGTCTACCCCGGTCACGGCGATCTGACAACCCTCGGCGCGGAGCGCCCGCACGTCCCGGAGTGGCGCGCGCGCGGCTGGTGA